One part of the Streptomyces sp. AM 2-1-1 genome encodes these proteins:
- the upp gene encoding uracil phosphoribosyltransferase, giving the protein MRIHVVDHPLVAHKLTTLRDKRTDSPTFRRLADELVTLLAYEATRDVRTELVDIETPVSPTAGVKLSYPRPLVVPILRAGLGMLDGMVRLLPTAEVGFLGMIRNEETLQAETYATRMPEDLSGRQVYVLDPMLATGGTLVAAIRELIKRGADDVTAVVLLAAPEGVEIMERELADAPVTVVTASIDERLNENGYIVPGLGDAGDRMYGTAD; this is encoded by the coding sequence ATGCGGATCCACGTCGTCGACCACCCTCTGGTGGCGCACAAACTCACCACCCTGCGCGACAAGCGCACCGACTCCCCGACCTTCCGTCGGCTCGCCGACGAGCTGGTCACCCTGCTCGCCTACGAGGCGACCCGGGACGTGCGTACCGAGCTGGTCGACATCGAGACCCCGGTCTCCCCCACGGCGGGCGTGAAGCTGTCCTACCCCCGCCCCCTGGTCGTACCGATCCTGCGCGCCGGTCTCGGCATGCTGGACGGCATGGTGCGGCTGCTGCCGACGGCGGAGGTCGGTTTCCTCGGCATGATCCGCAACGAGGAGACGCTCCAGGCGGAGACGTACGCGACCCGGATGCCCGAGGACCTCTCGGGCCGCCAGGTCTACGTCCTCGACCCGATGCTGGCGACCGGCGGCACGCTCGTCGCCGCCATCCGCGAGCTCATCAAGCGGGGCGCCGACGACGTCACCGCCGTGGTGCTGCTCGCGGCGCCGGAGGGCGTCGAGATCATGGAGCGCGAGCTGGCGGACGCCCCCGTCACCGTGGTGACCGCCTCGATCGACGAGCGGCTCAACGAGAACGGCTACATCGTTCCGGGCCTGGGCGACGCGGGCGACCGGATGTACGGCACGGCCGACTGA
- a CDS encoding M20/M25/M40 family metallo-hydrolase codes for MSALARTRPPRRRALPAAGCALLVPLLLGTAATPPPAAGPDPAREAARLSRELVAASTTAGALKHLRRFQEAADAAGGHRAAGSAGHEASASYVLTQLRRAGYDARYATFPFTWTETLAEKLAVVTPAPRDARVEAMTYTASTPEGGLTAELVRVPVDATPGCEAADYAGTEVTGRIALVVRGGCSFLQKQATAAAAGAAGALISNHLDGKLTGTLGDPAAVRIPTGGITRAEGERLAEAIAGADGGTVTVTLELRERQEERTTGNVVAQTPGGDPAHTVMFGAHLDSVPEGPGINDDGSGSAGLLDVALRLAATHRTPVNAVRFAWWSAEENGLVGSDAYVAGLTAADRRRIALYLNFDMIASPNGVQFVFDGDDSDASGAGPGPAGSAQLERGITAFLDRRTTPYQSSDFTGRSDYGPFIEAGIPSGGTDTGAEGIKSAAQAEVFGGTAGIAYDPCYHAACDTLSNVDPAAFETNIDVIADAVGTYSQDLRSLTGPLPAAAGTDRRDGGGHLRTGHGRDAA; via the coding sequence ATGAGCGCCCTCGCACGGACCCGTCCGCCACGCCGTCGTGCGCTGCCGGCCGCCGGCTGCGCGCTGCTCGTTCCGCTGCTGCTCGGCACGGCGGCCACCCCGCCGCCGGCCGCCGGACCGGACCCGGCCCGGGAGGCCGCCCGCCTCTCCCGGGAACTCGTCGCGGCCTCCACCACAGCCGGCGCGCTGAAGCACCTGCGCCGTTTCCAGGAGGCGGCCGACGCGGCGGGCGGCCACCGCGCCGCCGGGTCGGCGGGCCACGAGGCCTCGGCGTCGTACGTCCTGACGCAGCTCCGCCGGGCCGGTTACGACGCCCGGTACGCCACCTTCCCCTTCACCTGGACCGAGACGCTCGCCGAAAAACTGGCCGTGGTCACCCCCGCCCCCCGGGACGCCCGAGTCGAGGCGATGACGTACACCGCCTCGACGCCGGAGGGCGGTCTCACCGCCGAGCTGGTCCGGGTGCCGGTGGACGCGACGCCCGGATGCGAGGCGGCCGACTACGCGGGGACCGAGGTCACCGGCCGCATCGCGCTCGTCGTACGGGGCGGCTGTTCCTTCCTGCAGAAGCAGGCGACGGCCGCAGCGGCCGGTGCGGCCGGCGCGCTGATCTCCAACCACCTGGACGGCAAGCTCACCGGCACCCTCGGCGACCCCGCCGCCGTCCGCATCCCCACCGGCGGCATCACCCGCGCCGAGGGCGAGAGACTCGCGGAGGCGATCGCCGGGGCCGACGGCGGCACGGTCACCGTCACCCTCGAACTCCGCGAGCGCCAAGAGGAGCGCACCACCGGCAACGTCGTCGCCCAGACCCCGGGTGGTGATCCCGCGCACACCGTCATGTTCGGCGCGCATCTGGACTCCGTCCCCGAGGGCCCCGGCATCAACGACGACGGCTCCGGCTCCGCCGGGCTCCTCGACGTCGCCCTCCGCCTCGCCGCGACCCACCGCACCCCGGTCAACGCCGTCCGGTTCGCCTGGTGGTCGGCCGAGGAGAACGGGCTCGTCGGCTCGGACGCGTACGTCGCCGGCCTGACCGCCGCGGATCGCCGGCGGATCGCGCTCTACCTCAACTTCGACATGATCGCCTCGCCCAACGGAGTCCAGTTCGTCTTCGACGGCGACGACTCCGACGCGTCCGGAGCGGGCCCCGGCCCGGCCGGCTCCGCCCAACTGGAGCGGGGCATCACCGCGTTCCTGGACCGCCGCACCACGCCGTACCAGAGTTCCGATTTCACCGGCCGCTCGGACTACGGCCCGTTCATCGAGGCCGGCATCCCCTCCGGCGGCACGGACACCGGGGCCGAGGGCATCAAGTCGGCCGCTCAGGCAGAGGTGTTCGGCGGTACCGCGGGGATCGCGTACGACCCCTGTTACCACGCGGCCTGCGACACCCTCTCCAACGTCGATCCGGCGGCCTTCGAGACGAACATCGACGTGATCGCGGACGCGGTCGGCACCTACTCCCAGGACCTGCGGTCCCTCACCGGACCGCTCCCCGCGGCGGCCGGCACGGACCGGCGGGACGGCGGCGGTCATCTGCGCACCGGCCACGGCCGCGACGCGGCGTGA
- a CDS encoding type II toxin-antitoxin system VapB family antitoxin, which produces MIFKRIGNGRPYPDHGRESTRQWADVAPRPVRLDQLVTTKGELDLETLLAEDSTFYGDLFAHVVKWRGDLYLEDGLHRAVRAALQQRQVLHARVLELG; this is translated from the coding sequence GTGATCTTCAAGCGCATCGGAAATGGGCGGCCATACCCCGACCACGGCCGGGAAAGCACCCGCCAGTGGGCCGACGTCGCGCCGCGTCCGGTTCGCCTCGACCAGCTCGTGACCACCAAGGGTGAACTGGACCTCGAAACGCTGCTCGCCGAGGACTCCACCTTCTACGGCGACCTCTTCGCGCACGTCGTGAAGTGGCGGGGCGACCTCTACCTCGAAGACGGGCTGCACCGCGCGGTCCGGGCCGCGCTCCAGCAGCGCCAGGTGCTCCACGCCCGCGTGCTCGAACTCGGCTGA
- a CDS encoding LytR C-terminal domain-containing protein — translation MGGKYRITGNAYPRMRRPRRRRKLVLAGVTALVALGLAGWGTLQLIDVYSGGDTTVRAADHKRECAVAPQQAMARKTLPAPGRITVNVYNATVRGGLAKSAADELKKRGFRVGEVGNAPAAYDKKVPGTGLLLGAPAAADSAFPVLETQLPGTVRKTEARENAEVDLILGTRFTAFSTPQAAAAALAALTKPAPAPSGC, via the coding sequence ATGGGCGGAAAGTACCGCATCACGGGTAACGCCTATCCCCGGATGCGCCGTCCCCGTCGCCGCCGCAAGCTCGTCCTCGCCGGCGTCACCGCCCTCGTGGCCCTCGGACTGGCCGGCTGGGGCACGCTGCAGCTCATCGACGTCTATTCCGGCGGCGACACGACGGTGCGGGCGGCCGACCACAAGCGGGAGTGCGCCGTCGCTCCGCAGCAGGCGATGGCCCGGAAGACGCTGCCCGCACCGGGCCGGATCACGGTCAACGTCTACAACGCCACGGTGCGCGGCGGCCTCGCCAAGTCCGCCGCCGACGAGCTGAAGAAGCGCGGGTTCCGAGTCGGTGAGGTCGGCAATGCCCCCGCCGCGTACGACAAGAAGGTCCCCGGTACCGGGCTGCTGCTCGGCGCACCGGCCGCCGCCGACAGCGCGTTCCCGGTCCTGGAGACCCAGCTGCCGGGTACCGTCCGGAAGACCGAGGCCCGCGAGAACGCCGAGGTGGACCTGATCCTCGGCACGCGCTTCACGGCGTTCAGCACCCCGCAGGCGGCCGCCGCCGCGCTGGCCGCGCTGACGAAGCCGGCCCCCGCCCCCTCCGGCTGCTGA